CAAGCCGGTCATCGCCGAGCTGTGCCGCGCACAGGCCGAGCTCGCCGCCCAGGCCGCGAAGCCGACCGGTGAGTTCCCGGTCTTCCTCGACTACTCCGACGACGTCTACGCCGCGGTCAAGGCCGCCGGTTCGGGCGACCTGGGCGAGGCTCTGAAGATCTCCGGCAAGGCCGACCGCGAGGAGGCCCTCGACCGGGTCAAGGCCGCTGTCATCGAGTCGGTCGCGCCGCAGTTCGAGGGGCGTGAGAAGGAGGTCTCGGCCGCCTTCCGCTCGCTCACCAAGGCTGAGGTCCGGGCCCGCGTCCTGCGGGACAAGGTCCGCATCGACGGCCGTGGTCCGGCGGACATCCGCCCGCTCACCGCCGAGGTGCAGGTCCTGCCCCGCGTGCACGGTTCGGCGCTCTTCGAGCGCGGCGAGACCCAGATCATGGGTGTCACCACGCTCAACATGCTCCGCATGGAGCAGGCGCTCGACACGCTGTCGCCGGCGAAGACCAAGCGCTACATGCACAACTACAACTTCCCGCCCTACTCCACCGGTGAGACGGGTCGGGTCGGTTCGCCGAAGCGCCGCGAGATCGGTCACGGCGCGCTCGCCGAGCGGGCCCTCATCCCCGTGCTGCCGGCTCGCGAGGAGTTCCCCTACGCGATCCGCCAGGTCTCCGAGGCGCTGGGCTCCAACGGCTCCACCTCGATGGGCTCGGTCTGCGCCTCCACGCTGTCGCTGCTCACGGCCGGTGTGCCGCTGAAGGCGCCGGTGGCGGGCATCGCGATGGGCCTCATCTCCGACGAGGTCGACGGCAAGACGGAGTATGTGACGCTGACCGACATCCTCGGTGCCGAGGACGCCTTCGGCGACATGGACTTCAAGGTCGCCGGCACCCGTGACTTCGTGACGGCGCTCCAGCTGGACACGAAGCTCGACGGCATCCCCTCGGAGGTCCTGGCGGCCGCACTGCGCCAGGCCCACGACGCGCGCCACACCATCCTCGACGTCATGCAGGCCGCGATCGACGCGCCCGGCGAGATGAGCGAGTACGCGCCTCGCGTCACCTCGGTGAAGATCCCCGTCGACAAGATCGGCATGGTGATCGGGCCGAAGGGCCAGACCATCAACGCGATCCAGGACGAGACCGGCGCCGAGATCTCCATCGAGGACGACGGCACGATCTACGTCGGCGCGACCAACGGGCCGTCGGCCCAGGCCGCGGTGGACCGGATCAACGCCATCGCCAACCCGACGATGCCGAAGGTCGGCGACAAGTTCCTCGGCACCGTGGTGAAGACGGCGGCGTTCGGCGCCTTCGTCTCGCTGCTGCCGGGGCGCGACGGCCTGCTGCACATCTCCAAGGTGGGCGACGGCAAGCGCGTGGAGAAGGTCGAGGACTTCCTCAACGTCGGCGACAAGGTCGAGGTCGAGATCGCCGAGATCGACTCGCGCGGCAAGATCTACCTGGACAAGGTGCTGCCGGAGGGTGTCGAGCGCCCCGCGCCCGTCGCCAACGGCGACCGGCCCGCGACGCGGGACAAGGAAGACCGTGGGCCGCGTTCGGCCGACCGTGGTGACCGTGGTCCGCGCCGTGACGGCGACGACCCGGAGCGCCGCCGCCGGACCCGTCGCGAGTGACGAGTAATTCAGCACAAGCCCTGGGGGGGACGGTCGAGCGGACCGTCCTCCCCAGCGGTTTGCGCATCATCACCGAGGAGATCCCTGCCATGCGCAGCGTCTCCTTCGGCATCTGGGTCAACGTCGGTTCGCGCGACGAGACGCCCGCCCTCGGCGGCGCGTCGCACTTCCTGGAGCACCTGCTCTTCAAGGGCACGAACAAGCGCTCCGCGCTGGAGATCTCCTCGCAGATCGAGGCGGTCGGCGGCGAGACCAACGCCTTCACCACCAAGGAGTACACCTGCTATTACGCGCGGGTGCTCGACGAGGATCTGCCGCTCGCGATCGATGTCGTCTGCGACGCGGTCGCCGACTCGATCCTCGAACCCTCCGATGTGGAGACCGAGCGCGGCGTCATCCTCGAAGAGATCGCGATGACCGAGGACGAGCCCGGCGACGAGGTCCATGACCTGCACATGGCCGCGCTCTACGGCGGCCATCCGCTGGGCCGGCTCATCTCGGGCACCACCGAGACGATCACGCCGATGACCCAACAGCAGATCAACAGCTTCTACCGGCGGTATTACAAGCCGCCGGTCATGGTCGTGGCTGCGGCCGGTCGCCTCACTCACGCCGAGGTCGTGCGCCTGGTCACCGAAGCCATCGCGGGTACGCCGTTGTCAGCCGGCACCGCCGCGCCCGCACCGCCGCGCCCGACGAGCCGCCGGGTTCCCGTCCTCGAGCCCGTGACCGTCGTGCGGGAGAAGGACACCGAGCAGGCCCACCTGGTCCTCGGCGGCCTGGCGATCGGACGGCGGGACGAGCGGCGTTTCGCGGTCGGCATCCTCAACAACGTGCTCGGCGGCGGCATGTCCTCGCGCCTCTTCCAGGAGATCCGGGAGAAGCGGGGCCTGGCATATTCGGTCTACTCCTACACCGCGCAGTACGCCGAGACCGGCACGTTCGGCGTCTACGCCGGGTGCGCGCCGGGCAAGGTCGCCGAGGTGCTCTCGATCGTCCGTGCCGAGCTCGACACGGCGGCGCGGGGCGGGATCACCGCTGATGAGCTGCGCCGGGGCAAGGGCATGCTGAAGGGCTCGCTCGTGCTCGGGCTGGAGGACACCGGCTCGCGGATGACGAGGCTCGGCAAGGGCGAACTGCTCTTCGGCGACGTGCTCTCGGTCGACGACCTGCTCGCGCGGATCGACTCGGTCACCCTGGACGAGGTGGCCGAGATCGCGGTGGAGATGCTCACCGCGCCGATGTCGCTCGCGGTGGTCGGCGCGTTCCCGTCGGACACGGTTTTCTAGCGGTTGTCACCTCCATGATCCGGCCATCTTTGCTGAAGATGGCCGGATCACGGTGCTTGATCACGCCGTTTTCGGCGAAGACGGCCGGATCATGGGGCTTGATCACGTCATCTTCAGCGAAGGTGGCCGGATCATGCCGGTGAGCTGCGCGAGCCGAGCGGGACGG
This portion of the Allocatelliglobosispora scoriae genome encodes:
- a CDS encoding polyribonucleotide nucleotidyltransferase codes for the protein MTETTLGSQHSTAVINNGKFGTREVVFSTGRLARQAAGSALAQLGDTVVLSATTASKQPKEQFDFFPLTVDVEERMYAAGRIPGSFFRREGRPSEDAILTCRLIDRPLRPSFVKGLRNEIQVVVTVLALDPTTPYDVVAINVASLSTQLAGLPFSGPIGATRVANIDGEWVAFPTHEELDRATFDMVVAGRVVGDDVAIMMVEAEATENTIALVAGGAVAPNEEIVAAGLEAAKPVIAELCRAQAELAAQAAKPTGEFPVFLDYSDDVYAAVKAAGSGDLGEALKISGKADREEALDRVKAAVIESVAPQFEGREKEVSAAFRSLTKAEVRARVLRDKVRIDGRGPADIRPLTAEVQVLPRVHGSALFERGETQIMGVTTLNMLRMEQALDTLSPAKTKRYMHNYNFPPYSTGETGRVGSPKRREIGHGALAERALIPVLPAREEFPYAIRQVSEALGSNGSTSMGSVCASTLSLLTAGVPLKAPVAGIAMGLISDEVDGKTEYVTLTDILGAEDAFGDMDFKVAGTRDFVTALQLDTKLDGIPSEVLAAALRQAHDARHTILDVMQAAIDAPGEMSEYAPRVTSVKIPVDKIGMVIGPKGQTINAIQDETGAEISIEDDGTIYVGATNGPSAQAAVDRINAIANPTMPKVGDKFLGTVVKTAAFGAFVSLLPGRDGLLHISKVGDGKRVEKVEDFLNVGDKVEVEIAEIDSRGKIYLDKVLPEGVERPAPVANGDRPATRDKEDRGPRSADRGDRGPRRDGDDPERRRRTRRE
- a CDS encoding M16 family metallopeptidase, coding for MTSNSAQALGGTVERTVLPSGLRIITEEIPAMRSVSFGIWVNVGSRDETPALGGASHFLEHLLFKGTNKRSALEISSQIEAVGGETNAFTTKEYTCYYARVLDEDLPLAIDVVCDAVADSILEPSDVETERGVILEEIAMTEDEPGDEVHDLHMAALYGGHPLGRLISGTTETITPMTQQQINSFYRRYYKPPVMVVAAAGRLTHAEVVRLVTEAIAGTPLSAGTAAPAPPRPTSRRVPVLEPVTVVREKDTEQAHLVLGGLAIGRRDERRFAVGILNNVLGGGMSSRLFQEIREKRGLAYSVYSYTAQYAETGTFGVYAGCAPGKVAEVLSIVRAELDTAARGGITADELRRGKGMLKGSLVLGLEDTGSRMTRLGKGELLFGDVLSVDDLLARIDSVTLDEVAEIAVEMLTAPMSLAVVGAFPSDTVF